A single region of the Salvia splendens isolate huo1 chromosome 18, SspV2, whole genome shotgun sequence genome encodes:
- the LOC121776611 gene encoding glucose-1-phosphate adenylyltransferase small subunit 1, chloroplastic-like, translating to MATVASSPMRFTKSELFGGALRVSGGGGGGGRGRLRAARVVSPKAVSDTSSSQICLEPDASSSVLGIILGGGAGTRLYPLTKKRAKPAVPLGANYRLIDIPVSNCLNSNVSKIYVLTQFNSASLNRHLSRAYASTMGGYKNEGFVEVLAAQQSPENPNWFQGTADAVRQYLWLFEEHDVLEYLILAGDHLYRMDYEKFVQAHRETDADITVAALPMDEKRATAFGLMKIDEEGRIIEFSEKPKGEALKAMRVDTTILGLDDERAKEMPYIASMGIYVFSKNAMLNLLRDTFPGANDFGSEVIPGATSVGLRVQAYLYNGYWEDIGTIEAFYNANLGITKKPVPEFSFYDRSAPIYTQPRYLPPSKILNADVTDSVIGEGCVIKNCKIHHSVIGLRSCISEGAVIEDTLLMGADYYETDTDRRNLSAKGGIPIGIGKNSHIKRAIIDKNARIGEDVKIINSENVQEAARETDGYFIKSGIVTVIKDALIPSGTVI from the exons ATGGCGACGGTGGCTTCGTCACCGATGAGGTTCACTAAATCGGAGCTCTTCGGCGGCGCATTGCGCGTCAGtggaggcggtggcggtggcggcagAGGCAGATTGCGCGCTGCTCGTGTCGTTTCTCCCAAAGCTGTTTCTGATACCAGCTCCTCTCAAATTTGCCTTGAACCTGATGCCAGCTct AGTGTGCTAGGCATCATTCTTGGAGGGGGAGCAGGGACGCGGCTTTATCCTCTTACCAAAAAGAGAGCGAAACCGGCTGTCCCACTGGGTGCGAATTATCGGTTGATTGACATCCCTGTTAGTAATTGTTTGAACAGCAACGTATCAAAGATATATGTGCTTACTCAGTTTAACTCTGCATCTCTTAATCGCCACTTATCACGGGCCTATGCAAGTACTATGGGAGGCTATAAGAACGAAGGATTTGTCGAAGTTCTTGCTGCCCAGCAAAGCCCTGAAAATCCTAACTGGTTTCAG GGGACAGCTGATGCTGTGAGGCAGTATCTATGGCTATTTGAAGAGCATGATGTTCTTGAATATCTGATTCTTGCTGGAGATCATTTGTATAGGATGGACTATGAGAAATTCGTCCAAGCGCACAGAGAAACCGATGCTGATATAACAGTGGCGGCTCTGCCAATGGATGAAAAGCGTGCTACTGCCTTCGGTCTAATGAAGATTGACGAGGAGGGAAGGATAATCGAATTCTCAGAGAAGCCGAAGGGAGAAGCCCTAAAAGCAATGAGG GTGGACACCACGATTTTAGGTCTAGACGACGAGAGAGCAAAGGAAATGCCTTATATTGCAAGTATGGGTATCTATGTTTTCAGTAAGAATGCGATGCTAAATCTACTGCGGGACACGTTCCCCGGAGCCAATGATTTTGGAAGTGAAGTTATTCCAGGTGCTACTTCAGTTGGTTTGAGG GTTCAGGCCTATCTATACAACGGTTACTGGGAAGACATTGGTACCATCGAGGCGTTCTACAATGCCAATTTAGGGATCACCAAGAAACCAGTCCCGGAATTCAG CTTCTATGATCGCTCCGCTCCTATCTATACACAGCCTCGTTACTTACCTCCTTCGAAAATACTCAACGCTGATGTTACCGACAGTGTCATTGGCGAGGGTTGTGTTATAAAG AACTGTAAGATCCATCATTCTGTAATCGGACTGAGGTCATGCATATCAGAGGGTGCAGTCATAGAAGACACCTTGCTCATGGGAGCTGACTATTACGAG ACTGATACAGACAGGAGAAACCTATCAGCAAAAGGCGGCATTCCAATAGGCATCGGGAAGAATTCACACATCAAGCGGGCAATAATCGACAAAAATGCTCGTATCGGAGAAGATGTAAAG ATCATAAACAGTGAGAATGTGCAAGAGGCCGCGAGAGAGACGGACGGCTACTTCATCAAGAGCGGCATCGTTACAGTCATCAAGGATGCGTTGATTCCCAGTGGAACTGTTATTTAA
- the LOC121776610 gene encoding probable galacturonosyltransferase 4 isoform X2: MKIKLRKSVIFLLSVTVLAPIVLYTNTLGTYLASSSSRNEFVEDASTFTFAGEVRPLNVLPQESSAALKEPLGVVYSEKLGDSSSEGTSASFGEHARLTRQLAGEDGLSSLSDTSSGGNGIRQVTDQVHEVALDKKEVNSSGAELIGKVNEVEQSKAKKRTVSRRSKAKSNKPSERIAVVKDNSGESGTEKQNEQKILPDARIRQLKDQLIRARLYLTLSVTRTNPRFVRDLRLRMKEVLKVLGDASKDSELPKNALERSKTMELTLLKGKQLEDDCSSSIKKLRAMLHLAEEQLRVHKKQNLFLTHLTAKTVPKGLHCLPLRLSTEYFMLNSSQQQFPNEEKLEDPQLYHYALFSDNVLAAAVVVNSTINHAKDPSKHVFHIVTDRLNFAAMKMWFLANPPGRATIQVQNIEEFTWLNSSYSPVLKQLGSPTMIDYYFKNRHAESDSNIKFRNPKYLSMMNHLRFYLPEIFPKLDKVLFLDDDIVVQKDLTGLWSLNLRGKVIGVVETCGESFHRFDRYLNFSNPLISKTFNPRACGWAFGMNIFDLNEWRKQNITEVYHRWQNLNHDRRLWKLGTLPPGLITFWNRTFAIEKSWHVLGLGYNPNVVQKDIEQAAVIHYNGNLKPWLEIGISKFRNYWAQFVDYNQAYLRECNLSP; the protein is encoded by the exons ATGAAGATAAAGCTGCGGAAATCTGTTATTTTTTTGCTGTCGGTGACCGTTCTCGCTCCAATCGTTTTATACACCAACACTCTTGGAACTTATCTCGCTTCCTCATCTT CTAGGAATGAATTTGTGGAAGATGCTTCAACCTTT ACATTTGCTGGTGAAGTCAGACCATTAAATGTGCTACCTCAG GAATCGTCTGCTGCGTTGAAAGAGCCTCTGGGTGTAGTTTATTCGGAAAAGTTAGGCGATTCTAGTTCAGAAGGCACAAGTGCTTCATTTGGAGAACATGCTCGTCTCACTAGACAACTCGCTGGAG AGGATGGACTTTCAAGTTTATCCGATACGAGCAGTGGTGGGAATGGCATAAGGCAGGTGACTGATCAGGTGCACGAGGTTGCACTGGATAAGAAGGAAGTAAACTCGAGTGGGGCTGAACTGATTGGGAAAGTAAATGAGGTTGAACAAAGTAAAGCAAAGAAACGAACTGTTTCCCGGCGTTCCAAGGCCAAATCGAATAAACCATCGGAAAGAATA GCTGTTGTCAAAGATAATTCAGGAGAATCTGGAACAGAGAAACAGAATGAACAGAAAATATTGCCAGATGCTCGTATACGTCAGCTCAAGGACCAACTTATTAGAGCAAGGCTTTATCTTACCCTCTCTGTGACTCGAACCAATCCCCGCTTTGTGAGGGACCTGCGCTTGCGTATGAAAGAGGTTCTGAAAGTACTTGGAGATGCCTCCAAGGATTCTGAGTTGCCAAAGAA TGCTTTAGAGAGGTCGAAAACAATGGAGCTAACACTTTTAAAAGGAAAACAATTAGAAGATGACTGTTCTTCCTCAATAAAGAAACTTCGCGCCATGCTACATTTGGCTGAGGAGCAGCTTCGAGTccacaaaaaacaaaacttgtTTTTGACGCATTTAACTGCCAAGACGGTGCCTAAAGGGCTTCATTGTCTTCCTCTTCGTCTTTCAACAGAGTATTTTATGTTGAACTCATCCCAACAGCAATTTCCAAACGAAGAAAAACTTGAAGATCCCCAGCTATACCACTATGCCTTGTTTTCAGATAATGTATTGGCAGCAGCAGTGGTTGTAAACTCAACGATAAACCACGCAAAG GATCCTTCGAAACATGTCTTCCATATTGTGACGGACAGGCTCAATTTTGCTGCAATGAAAATGTGGTTTCTGGCAAATCCTCCCGGAAGGGCAACCATTCAGGTTCAGAATATCGAGGAGTTCACATGGTTGAATTCGAGTTACAGTCCAGTCCTTAAGCAGCTGGGCTCTCCCACTATGATTGATTATTACTTCAAGAATCGACATGCTGAATCTGATTCCAACATTAAATTTAGAAATCCAAAGTACCTCTCGATGATGAATCATCTTCGGTTTTATCTTCCTGAAATCTTCCCAAAGCTGGACAAAGTTTTATTCTTAGATGATGATATTGTGGTGCAGAAGGATCTCACTGGCCTATGGTCCCTTAATCTAAGGGGCAAAGTCATTGGTGTGGTTGAGACATGTGGAGAGAGCTTCCACCGGTTTGATCGTTACCTCAATTTCTCAAACCCACTCATTTCAAAAACATTTAATCCCCGCGCTTGTGGTTGGGCATTTGGAATGAATATCTTCGATCTGAATGAATGGAGGAAACAAAACATTACAGAAGTATATCACAGATGGCAGAACCTG AATCATGACAGGCGGCTTTGGAAGCTGGGGACGTTGCCACCCGGTTTGATAACCTTCTGGAATCGCACTTTTGCTATCGAGAAATCCTGGCATGTTCTGGGACTTGGTTATAATCCGAATGTAGTGCAGAAGGATATCGAGCAAGCTGCAGTTATACATTATAACGGCAACCTGAAGCCGTGGCTCGAGATAGGCATATCAAAGTTCCGAAACTATTGGGCGCAATTCGTGGACTACAATCAAGCGTATTTGCGGGAGTGCAATCTCTCTCCATGA
- the LOC121776610 gene encoding probable galacturonosyltransferase 4 isoform X1: MKIKLRKSVIFLLSVTVLAPIVLYTNTLGTYLASSSSRNEFVEDASTFTFAGEVRPLNVLPQESSAALKEPLGVVYSEKLGDSSSEGTSASFGEHARLTRQLAGAEDGLSSLSDTSSGGNGIRQVTDQVHEVALDKKEVNSSGAELIGKVNEVEQSKAKKRTVSRRSKAKSNKPSERIAVVKDNSGESGTEKQNEQKILPDARIRQLKDQLIRARLYLTLSVTRTNPRFVRDLRLRMKEVLKVLGDASKDSELPKNALERSKTMELTLLKGKQLEDDCSSSIKKLRAMLHLAEEQLRVHKKQNLFLTHLTAKTVPKGLHCLPLRLSTEYFMLNSSQQQFPNEEKLEDPQLYHYALFSDNVLAAAVVVNSTINHAKDPSKHVFHIVTDRLNFAAMKMWFLANPPGRATIQVQNIEEFTWLNSSYSPVLKQLGSPTMIDYYFKNRHAESDSNIKFRNPKYLSMMNHLRFYLPEIFPKLDKVLFLDDDIVVQKDLTGLWSLNLRGKVIGVVETCGESFHRFDRYLNFSNPLISKTFNPRACGWAFGMNIFDLNEWRKQNITEVYHRWQNLNHDRRLWKLGTLPPGLITFWNRTFAIEKSWHVLGLGYNPNVVQKDIEQAAVIHYNGNLKPWLEIGISKFRNYWAQFVDYNQAYLRECNLSP, translated from the exons ATGAAGATAAAGCTGCGGAAATCTGTTATTTTTTTGCTGTCGGTGACCGTTCTCGCTCCAATCGTTTTATACACCAACACTCTTGGAACTTATCTCGCTTCCTCATCTT CTAGGAATGAATTTGTGGAAGATGCTTCAACCTTT ACATTTGCTGGTGAAGTCAGACCATTAAATGTGCTACCTCAG GAATCGTCTGCTGCGTTGAAAGAGCCTCTGGGTGTAGTTTATTCGGAAAAGTTAGGCGATTCTAGTTCAGAAGGCACAAGTGCTTCATTTGGAGAACATGCTCGTCTCACTAGACAACTCGCTGGAG CAGAGGATGGACTTTCAAGTTTATCCGATACGAGCAGTGGTGGGAATGGCATAAGGCAGGTGACTGATCAGGTGCACGAGGTTGCACTGGATAAGAAGGAAGTAAACTCGAGTGGGGCTGAACTGATTGGGAAAGTAAATGAGGTTGAACAAAGTAAAGCAAAGAAACGAACTGTTTCCCGGCGTTCCAAGGCCAAATCGAATAAACCATCGGAAAGAATA GCTGTTGTCAAAGATAATTCAGGAGAATCTGGAACAGAGAAACAGAATGAACAGAAAATATTGCCAGATGCTCGTATACGTCAGCTCAAGGACCAACTTATTAGAGCAAGGCTTTATCTTACCCTCTCTGTGACTCGAACCAATCCCCGCTTTGTGAGGGACCTGCGCTTGCGTATGAAAGAGGTTCTGAAAGTACTTGGAGATGCCTCCAAGGATTCTGAGTTGCCAAAGAA TGCTTTAGAGAGGTCGAAAACAATGGAGCTAACACTTTTAAAAGGAAAACAATTAGAAGATGACTGTTCTTCCTCAATAAAGAAACTTCGCGCCATGCTACATTTGGCTGAGGAGCAGCTTCGAGTccacaaaaaacaaaacttgtTTTTGACGCATTTAACTGCCAAGACGGTGCCTAAAGGGCTTCATTGTCTTCCTCTTCGTCTTTCAACAGAGTATTTTATGTTGAACTCATCCCAACAGCAATTTCCAAACGAAGAAAAACTTGAAGATCCCCAGCTATACCACTATGCCTTGTTTTCAGATAATGTATTGGCAGCAGCAGTGGTTGTAAACTCAACGATAAACCACGCAAAG GATCCTTCGAAACATGTCTTCCATATTGTGACGGACAGGCTCAATTTTGCTGCAATGAAAATGTGGTTTCTGGCAAATCCTCCCGGAAGGGCAACCATTCAGGTTCAGAATATCGAGGAGTTCACATGGTTGAATTCGAGTTACAGTCCAGTCCTTAAGCAGCTGGGCTCTCCCACTATGATTGATTATTACTTCAAGAATCGACATGCTGAATCTGATTCCAACATTAAATTTAGAAATCCAAAGTACCTCTCGATGATGAATCATCTTCGGTTTTATCTTCCTGAAATCTTCCCAAAGCTGGACAAAGTTTTATTCTTAGATGATGATATTGTGGTGCAGAAGGATCTCACTGGCCTATGGTCCCTTAATCTAAGGGGCAAAGTCATTGGTGTGGTTGAGACATGTGGAGAGAGCTTCCACCGGTTTGATCGTTACCTCAATTTCTCAAACCCACTCATTTCAAAAACATTTAATCCCCGCGCTTGTGGTTGGGCATTTGGAATGAATATCTTCGATCTGAATGAATGGAGGAAACAAAACATTACAGAAGTATATCACAGATGGCAGAACCTG AATCATGACAGGCGGCTTTGGAAGCTGGGGACGTTGCCACCCGGTTTGATAACCTTCTGGAATCGCACTTTTGCTATCGAGAAATCCTGGCATGTTCTGGGACTTGGTTATAATCCGAATGTAGTGCAGAAGGATATCGAGCAAGCTGCAGTTATACATTATAACGGCAACCTGAAGCCGTGGCTCGAGATAGGCATATCAAAGTTCCGAAACTATTGGGCGCAATTCGTGGACTACAATCAAGCGTATTTGCGGGAGTGCAATCTCTCTCCATGA